AAGCCCACCCTGGGTTACCGCACGCGCAAGAACAAACAGACCGACAAGTATATTGTCCGCCGTCGCAGTAAGAAGAGCCGCTAGGCGATAGAGGAACGAAACCATGTCTCGATCATTGAAAAAAGGGCCGTTCATCGAGCCCAAACTTTACAAGCGTGTTGAGGCCATGAACGCCAAGGGCGAGAAGAAAGTCATCCGCACCTGGAGTCGGGCCAGCGTCATCTTCCCGCAGATGGTGGGACACACCATCGCCGTGCATGACGGCCGCCGCCATGTGCCGATCTACGTGACGGAAAACATGGTGGGGCATCGCCTGGGCGAATTCGCGCCGACCCGCCTCTTCCGCGGGCATAGCACGAAGGAAGCCGCGGCGAAGTAGGAGAACCAGTCATGCAAAATATTGAAGCACACCTGCGTTTCCTGCCGGTTTCCGCCCAGAAAGTCCGCCTGGTGGTGGACATGGTGCGCGGCCGAGACGCCACCGAAGCGCTGGACATCCTGCGCTTCGAGACCAAGGGTCCCGCGGCGCCCGTCCGCAAACTGCTGGCCTCCGCGGTGGCAAACGCCGAGGAGAACTTCGGCGTCAGCCGCGACGACCTGTACGTGGCCCAGATCTATGCCAATGAGGCGCCCACGCGCAAGTGGCGGCGCTTCGGCGCTCGCGGCCGCTTTAAGCCCGTCCTGCGCCGTTCTTCGCATGTGACCGTCGTTTTGCGCGAGCGCGAGTTGTAAAAGGAGAAATTATGGGTCGCAAAGTACATCCAGTTGGAATGCGTCTGGGCATTAACACCATGTGGCAGGGACGCTGGTTCGCGGAAGGCGCCCAGTATCTCGACCAGCTGCACCAGGACATGGCTATCCGCTCGCTGCTGTTGGGCAAGGACTCTAAAGGCGGCGCGGCGCGCAACGCCGCCGCGCGCAAACTGCGCCGGGAATTGCCCGATGCCGTTTTGAACAACAAGGCCGGCATCTCGCGCGTGGACGTGGAGCGTTTCCCGGGCAAGACGAAAATCTCCATCCATACCGCCAAGCCGGGCATCCTGATCGGCCGCAAAGGCGAGGGCGTCAAGAAGATCCGCCAGGCTTTGGAAACGTTGATCGGCAGGAAAGTGGATCTGGACATCAAAGAGATTTCCACGCCAGACACCGACGCCGTGCTGGTGGCGCGCAATATCGCCGACCAGTTGGAGCGCCGCATTGCCTACCGCCGCGCGATGAAACGCGCCATCCAGTCTGCGATGAAGCAGGGCGCGCAGGGCATCAAGATCGAAGTGGCCGGACGCCTGGGAGGAGCCGAAATGGCCCGCACCGTCTGGCTGCGCGACGGACGCGTACCCCTGCAGACCCTGCGGGCGAATATTGATTTTGCCCGCACCGAAGCCACTACCACCTATGGGCAGATCGGCATCAAAGTGTGGGTCTACAAAGGCGAGACCGCGCCGGAAGTCGAAGAGAAGACCGAGACGACCGAGGGCGTATACGTTAGCGAATAGAGAACGGGAAGGAGCGCGCTGGAGCGCCCTCCGCCGCCCGGCTCTAATCTTTGGAGAGAAATTATGTTGATGCCAAAACGTGTCAAGTGGCGCAAGCAGATGCGCGGCCGTATGCGGGGCAAAGCCCTGCGCGGCGCGGAAATCTCGTTCGGCGAGTACGGCCTGCAGGCGCTGGAACCGGGCTGGGTGACCGCCCGTCAGATCGAAGCGGCGCGGCGCGCCATCGTCCGCGAAATGAAGCGCCGCGGCAAGGTCTGGATCCGCATTTTCCCGGCCAAGCCCTATACCCATAAACCGCCCGAGACCCGCATGGGTTCCGGTAAAGGCAACGTGGAATACTATGTGGCGGTGGTCAAGCCGGGCCGCGTGATGTTCGAGATCAGCGGCCTGCCTGAAGATATGGCGATCTTGGCCTTGAAAAGCGCGCAGTACAAGTTCGCCATCAAGACCAAGATCGTGACCCGCCGCGAGGCAGGAGAGTCGTCATGAAAACGAGCGAGATTCGTGACCTGAAAATCGAAGAAGTGGAATCGAAACTGGCGGACGCCCGCGAGGAATTGATGAAATACCGCTTTCAGCAGGTGACCGGCCAGTTGACCGACACCAGTCGTTTGCGCATCCTCCGCCGCGATATCGCCCGCATGATGACCGTCCTCAACCAGCGCCGGGCGGAAGGGAAAGGTGAAGCATGAACAATCGTCGTCGCATGACTGGTGTCGTCACCAGCAACAAAATGGACAAGACCGTCGTAGTCGAGATTCGACGCGTCTACCGCCACCCGCTCTACAAGAAGGTGGTTCACTCCAGCCGGCGCGTCAAGGCTCACGACGAGATCGGCTGCCAGATGGGCGACGAAGTGCAGATCGTCGAGTCGCGGCCGTTGTCGCGCGGTAAACGCTGGGCGGTCGAGACGGTGGTCAAGCGCGAGATCCGCACGGCGGACGCGGGCGTGGAGGCCGTCTCCTCGGCGGACGTGGACGCCTCCGCGTTGAGCGGCGTGGAAGAGAAACCCGAAAGCGTCGTCGAGGCCCGGGAAGAATCGGGAGAGCAGGCATGATCCAGCAGGAAACATTTCTCAAGGTAGCCGACAACACCGGGGCGCGCGAGATCCAGGTGATCCACGTGCTGGGCGGCTCCACCCGCAGGTACGGCGCGGTGGGCGACGTGGTGGTGGCGGCGGTCAAATCGGCCACGCCGCAGGGTTCGGTCAAGAAGAGCGA
This DNA window, taken from Candidatus Denitrolinea symbiosum, encodes the following:
- a CDS encoding 30S ribosomal protein S19 yields the protein MSRSLKKGPFIEPKLYKRVEAMNAKGEKKVIRTWSRASVIFPQMVGHTIAVHDGRRHVPIYVTENMVGHRLGEFAPTRLFRGHSTKEAAAK
- a CDS encoding 30S ribosomal protein S3; its protein translation is MGRKVHPVGMRLGINTMWQGRWFAEGAQYLDQLHQDMAIRSLLLGKDSKGGAARNAAARKLRRELPDAVLNNKAGISRVDVERFPGKTKISIHTAKPGILIGRKGEGVKKIRQALETLIGRKVDLDIKEISTPDTDAVLVARNIADQLERRIAYRRAMKRAIQSAMKQGAQGIKIEVAGRLGGAEMARTVWLRDGRVPLQTLRANIDFARTEATTTYGQIGIKVWVYKGETAPEVEEKTETTEGVYVSE
- a CDS encoding 50S ribosomal protein L29 codes for the protein MKTSEIRDLKIEEVESKLADAREELMKYRFQQVTGQLTDTSRLRILRRDIARMMTVLNQRRAEGKGEA
- a CDS encoding 50S ribosomal protein L16, with the protein product MLMPKRVKWRKQMRGRMRGKALRGAEISFGEYGLQALEPGWVTARQIEAARRAIVREMKRRGKVWIRIFPAKPYTHKPPETRMGSGKGNVEYYVAVVKPGRVMFEISGLPEDMAILALKSAQYKFAIKTKIVTRREAGESS
- a CDS encoding 50S ribosomal protein L22, producing the protein MQNIEAHLRFLPVSAQKVRLVVDMVRGRDATEALDILRFETKGPAAPVRKLLASAVANAEENFGVSRDDLYVAQIYANEAPTRKWRRFGARGRFKPVLRRSSHVTVVLREREL
- a CDS encoding 30S ribosomal protein S17, encoding MNNRRRMTGVVTSNKMDKTVVVEIRRVYRHPLYKKVVHSSRRVKAHDEIGCQMGDEVQIVESRPLSRGKRWAVETVVKREIRTADAGVEAVSSADVDASALSGVEEKPESVVEAREESGEQA